One region of Bubalus kerabau isolate K-KA32 ecotype Philippines breed swamp buffalo chromosome 6, PCC_UOA_SB_1v2, whole genome shotgun sequence genomic DNA includes:
- the S100A10 gene encoding protein S100-A10 has product MPSQMEHAMETMMFTFHKFAGDKGYLTKEDLRVLMEKEFPGFLENQKDPLAVDKIMKDLDQCRDGKVGFQSFFSLIAGLTIACNDYFVVHMKQKGKK; this is encoded by the exons ATGCCGTCTCAAATGGAGCACGCCATGGAAACCATGATGTTCACATTTCACAAATTTGCAGGTGATAAAGGTTACTTAACAAAGGAAGACCTGAGAGTACTCATGGAAAAGGAGTTCCCTGGATTTTTGGAA aATCAAAAAGACCCTCTGGCCGTGGACAAAATAATGAAGGACCTGGACCAGTGTCGAGACGGCAAAGTGGGCTTCCAGAGCTTCTTTTCGCTAATCGCTGGGCTCACCATCGCATGCAATGACTATTTTGTAGTACACATGAAGCAGAAGGGGAAGAAGTAG